In the genome of Drosophila yakuba strain Tai18E2 chromosome 3R, Prin_Dyak_Tai18E2_2.1, whole genome shotgun sequence, one region contains:
- the LOC6536930 gene encoding protein suppressor of variegation 3-7 isoform X1 — MDQDTSAQAKNFDVPSDAGLKMASANCKPLASTTHELKIMDVEGGAAVAPDSVEEVETPMVIVVDDDEGEEDEHPMPDDAGIEDIMDDEHAPLVAELQSALNNPDDKASEDPLLEDQERDPDTMSTKTEPSSDAESNHSYHDPMGLLERIDNHDPGDSQDDDDDDDESSNGGGAIGSMRRKMPRAQRWLLWMKRWPWILHEASDGTLAFCLYCNMTINVNNRSRHIQQHNMSLYHQERECNYLAFKKSEEQTRGATSDNEVKHEFGTKSYVAAMKQKRVSETEAFNNFNWLRWLRWHPWLERSHPTGTIGTCRVCNVRMNVEFVYLRKRHETTKGHMEALRNMDSDKPSRKRKRSKSTSETAGGDDEAEQEKEKESEPEVDPEAAQDTTVVMMNGEVDSGDDPSKWCELIPDTNPQQCRCTICDCTMAITSFLRHCKTRVHCHNLLAPAEKGSSDIRGIWAMFADLHPWLIADPEDPSIGYCSVCRKRFMYGNSEIKRKNHENSEKHTLAVAAAKAAIEVGLGDGNDGEMDGGDKEEEEVEASEAQSEARSESEGIEDNDDDNWSETQKTGKGFATEPRKAKIRAGVRFYPWLCYSKDRKTQICKFCRVRFHNESAKARHEFSARHVKLVKEFKVRQAKLSQGTAASTRNKRQDDEESQEQDEEDGEEEDVEEDEQSYSDSGTVQARKPARSANKLFVKPIPATMKGKVMVWKGRFPWLSYKKNEQRGNYAWCKLCEVSLYLPTSKWASKHQRTSRHIRLRIDRKRNNGGNPVKTTNKNSGEISAVVATASALASGEARQKAAMAELQAKYNWLDPDANDENHCHCRVCDTRLPIKVFYLRQHDSSRKHAENLERHRANAAAVATAPSVSTTSTVDAERQEFGLDKESENDMSVRSDGSTAEPPAKRSRRSMEVRRIIRALRDSMGKRRDEPSHMDMARDMICSSFDIVSRLRTLEREAAAHNESTVQAPQTVTVAPGKPPEPRHVLDLFFDSISPTMKSLPPDLAAEGKSKIMQLVCGLELRAMQRNATAPNTATVSVSSTLSSPASVTPVTTPPAPTSDPIATADVDMHSTCITILDDDNTVQNNNELEVVQNKPASGTSSTQVTINGSPKDLPANIRRILSSNQMQVTNRFETDSVRCVPLDKLTTQSRVNGNGRLSQGGSSEAPSTPQADKSNGNTLAMLRQIRVNNNNSSKMITITKTPQTQQQHQPQGSMTSTPIMRGVPNSNGSQLTTFRSMVNHNRRP, encoded by the exons ATGGATCAGGATACAAGCGCACAGGCGAAAAACTTCGATGTTCCCAGCGACGCCGGCCTCAAAATGGCGTCTGCAAATTGCAAACCTTTGGCGTCGACGACGCACGAGCTAAAAATCATGGATGTAGAGGGAGGTGCTGCGGTGGCTCCGGATTCCGTCGAGGAAGTGGAGACCCCCATGGTCATCGTGGTAGATGATGACGAGGGGGAGGAGGACGAGCACCCGATGCCGGATGACGCGGGTATCGAGGACATCATGGACGATGAACATGCTCCATTGGTGGCCGAGCTACAGTCCGCTCTAAATAATCCAGACGACAAGGCCAGCGAGGATCCCCTCCTAGAAGACCAGGAACGAGACCCCGATACCATGTCAACCAAAACTGAACCCTCCAGCGATGCGGAGAGCAACCACTCGTACCACGATCCAATGGGCCTGCTGGAGAGGATTGACAACCATGATCCGGGAGATAGCCAggatgacgacgatgacgatgacgaaAGCAGCAATGGCGGTGGGGCTATAGGATCAATGCGCCGCAAGATGCCCCGCGCGCAGCGCTGGCTACTCTGGATGAAGCGATGGCCCTGGATCCTACACGAAGCCTCCGATGGCACCTTAGCCTTCTGCCTTTACTGCAACATGACCATCAACGTTAACAACCGCTCCAGACACATCCAGCAGCACAACATGTCGCTCTATCACCAGGAACGCGAGTGCAACTACCTGGCGTTCAAGAAAAGCGAGGAGCAAACTCGAGGAGC AACCAGTGACAATGAGGTCAAGCACGAATTCGGCACCAAAAGCTATGTGGCCGCCATGAAGCAGAAGCGAGTCTCCGAGACCGAGGCCTTTAACAACTTCAACTGGCTTCGCTGGCTCCGTTGGCATCCTTGGCTAGAACGCTCCCACCCCACAGGAACGATCGGCACATGTCGCGTCTGCAACGTGCGAATGAACGTGGAGTTTGTCTATTTGCGGAAGCGTCACGAGACCACCAAAGGTCACATGGAAGCCCTCCGCAACATGGATTCCGATAAGCCGAGTCGGAAGCGAAAGAGGAGCAAAAGCACCAGCGAGACCGCTGGTGGCGACGATGAGGCCGAGCAAGAGAAGGAGAAGGAATCTGAACCAGAAGTTGATCCGGAGGCTGCTCAGGACACTACTGTGGTTATGATGAACGGCGAAGTGGACTCGGGCGACGACCCAAGCAAGTGGTGCGAGCTGATTCCGGATACCAATCCACAGCAATGTCGATGCACGATCTGCGACTGCACAATGGCGATTACCAGCTTCCTGCGGCACTGTAAAACCAGAGTTCATTGCCATAATCTATTGGCTCCCGCTGAGAAGGG CTCTTCTGATATTCGCGGCATTTGGGCCATGTTTGCCGACTTGCATCCTTGGTTGATTGCCGATCCCGAAGACCCCAGTATTGGGTACTGCAGCGTCTGTCGCAAGCGATTCATGTATGGAAACTCAGAGATCAAGCGCAAGAACCACGAGAACTCCGAGAAGCATACCTTGGCTGTGGCCGCCGCCAAGGCAGCCATTGAAGTTGGGTTGGGCGATGGTAATGACGGCGAAATGGACGGGGGCGACAAGGAGGAAGAGGAAGTGGAGGCAAGTGAAGCTCAGTCAGAAGCTCGATCGGAGAGTGAAGGCATCGAAGATAACGACGATGACAATTGGTCCGAGACACAAAAAACCGGAAAAGG TTTTGCTACCGAGCCAAGAAAGGCCAAAATTCGCGCTGGTGTACGTTTTTACCCGTGGCTATGCTACTCCAAGGACCGAAAGACTCAGATTTGCAAATTTTGCCGCGTGCGCTTCCACAACGAATCGGCAAAGGCGCGGCATGAATTCAGTGCCCGGCATGTAAAGCTAGTGAAGGAGTTTAAGGTGCGGCAAGCCAAACTTTCTCAGGGCACAGCCGCGTCAACAAGAAATAAACGGCAGGATGATGAAGAATCGCAGGAACAGGACGAGGAAGATGGAGAAGAGGAGGACGTAGAAGAGGATGAGCAAAGCTACTCCGATTCGGGCACCGTGCAGGCAAGAAAGCCTGCTCGATCGGCTAATAAGCTATTCGTAAAGCCCATTCCGGCAACCATGAAGGGCAAGGTAATGGTCTGGAAGGGCCGCTTTCCGTGGCTCTCCTACAAAAAGAACGAGCAACGTGGAAACTATGCCTGGTGCAAGCTCTGCGAAGTGTCCCTCTACCTACCCACATCCAAGTGGGCTTCCAAGCACCAGAGGACTTCCCGGCACATACGCCTCCGCATTGATCGAAAGCGGAATAATGGTGGCAACCCGGTGAAAACAACGAACAAAAACTCAGGAGAAATTTCCGCTGTTGTGGCCACAGCATCGGCTTTGGCCAGCGGCGAGGCTAGACAGAAAGCGGCTATGGCAGAGCTGCAAGCCAAGTACAACTGGTTGGATCCCGATGCCAATGACGAGaaccactgccactgccgtGTGTGTGATACCCGGCTACCAATCAAGGTCTTTTACCTGCGTCAGCACGACTCTTCGCGCAAGCACGCCGAAAATCTGGAGCGACACAGGGCCAATGCCGCCGCTGTCGCCACTGCACCATCAGTTAGTACCACTTCCACTGTTGATGCGGAAAGGCAGGAGTTTGGATTGGACAAGGAGAGCGAAAACGATATGAGCGTTCG ATCCGATGGCAGCACAGCGGAACCGCCGGCAAAGCGGTCCCGACGCTCAATGGAGGTTCGTCGCATAATACGCGCCCTTCGCGACTCAATGGGCAAACGCCGGGATGAACCCTCCCATATGGACATGGCCAGGGACATGATATGCTCGTCGTTTGATATTGTTTCGCGCTTGCGGACTTTGGAGCGGGAGGCGGCCGCACACAACGAGTCTACGGTGCAGGCACCCCAAACGGTGACAGTGGCACCGGGTAAGCCACCGGAGCCCCGACATGTACTGGATCTATTTTTTGATAGCATTTCGCCGACCATGAAGTCCCTGCCGCCGGACTTAGCCGCAGAGGGAAAGTCCAAAATCATGCAGCTCGTTTGCGGCTTGGAGCTTCGTGCTATGCAGAGAAATGCGACAGCGCCTAACACAGCAACAGTGTCTGTTTCCTCGACATTGTCTTCACCAGCTTCAGTCACCCCAGTTACAACACCTCCGGCTCCTACTTCAGATCCCATTGCTACTGCTGATGTAGATATGCATTCCACGTGTATCACCATCCTGGATGATGACAATACTGTGCAGAACAATAACGAGCTTGAAGTCGTACAAAATAAGCCAGCTAGCGGCACTTCCTCTACCCAAGTGACCATCAACGGCAGCCCCAAAGACCTGCCAGCGAATATACGCCGTATCTTAAGTTCCAACCAAATGCAAGTGACCAACCGCTTCGAAACGGACTCGGTGCGTTGTGTCCCGCTGGACAAACTAACAACTCAAAGTAGGgtcaacggaaacggaagaCTAAGCCAAGGTGGTTCTTCAGAAGCACCATCCACACCACAGGCGGACAAAAGTAATGGTAACACGTTGGCCATGCTCCGGCAGATACGTGTgaacaataacaacagttCCAAGATGATCACCATTACCAAGACGCCGCAgacgcaacagcagcatcagccaCAGGGAAGCATGACATCGACTCCAATAATGCGGGGTGTTCCCAACAGCAATGGGAGTCAATTGACAACGTTTCGGTCAATGGTGAACCATAACCGCAGGCCATAG
- the LOC6536930 gene encoding protein suppressor of variegation 3-7 isoform X2 has product MDQDTSAQAKNFDVPSDAGLKMASANCKPLASTTHELKIMDVEGGAAVAPDSVEEVETPMVIVVDDDEGEEDEHPMPDDAGIEDIMDDEHAPLVAELQSALNNPDDKASEDPLLEDQERDPDTMSTKTEPSSDAESNHSYHDPMGLLERIDNHDPGDSQDDDDDDDESSNGGGAIGSMRRKMPRAQRWLLWMKRWPWILHEASDGTLAFCLYCNMTINVNNRSRHIQQHNMSLYHQERECNYLAFKKSEEQTRGADNEVKHEFGTKSYVAAMKQKRVSETEAFNNFNWLRWLRWHPWLERSHPTGTIGTCRVCNVRMNVEFVYLRKRHETTKGHMEALRNMDSDKPSRKRKRSKSTSETAGGDDEAEQEKEKESEPEVDPEAAQDTTVVMMNGEVDSGDDPSKWCELIPDTNPQQCRCTICDCTMAITSFLRHCKTRVHCHNLLAPAEKGSSDIRGIWAMFADLHPWLIADPEDPSIGYCSVCRKRFMYGNSEIKRKNHENSEKHTLAVAAAKAAIEVGLGDGNDGEMDGGDKEEEEVEASEAQSEARSESEGIEDNDDDNWSETQKTGKGFATEPRKAKIRAGVRFYPWLCYSKDRKTQICKFCRVRFHNESAKARHEFSARHVKLVKEFKVRQAKLSQGTAASTRNKRQDDEESQEQDEEDGEEEDVEEDEQSYSDSGTVQARKPARSANKLFVKPIPATMKGKVMVWKGRFPWLSYKKNEQRGNYAWCKLCEVSLYLPTSKWASKHQRTSRHIRLRIDRKRNNGGNPVKTTNKNSGEISAVVATASALASGEARQKAAMAELQAKYNWLDPDANDENHCHCRVCDTRLPIKVFYLRQHDSSRKHAENLERHRANAAAVATAPSVSTTSTVDAERQEFGLDKESENDMSVRSDGSTAEPPAKRSRRSMEVRRIIRALRDSMGKRRDEPSHMDMARDMICSSFDIVSRLRTLEREAAAHNESTVQAPQTVTVAPGKPPEPRHVLDLFFDSISPTMKSLPPDLAAEGKSKIMQLVCGLELRAMQRNATAPNTATVSVSSTLSSPASVTPVTTPPAPTSDPIATADVDMHSTCITILDDDNTVQNNNELEVVQNKPASGTSSTQVTINGSPKDLPANIRRILSSNQMQVTNRFETDSVRCVPLDKLTTQSRVNGNGRLSQGGSSEAPSTPQADKSNGNTLAMLRQIRVNNNNSSKMITITKTPQTQQQHQPQGSMTSTPIMRGVPNSNGSQLTTFRSMVNHNRRP; this is encoded by the exons ATGGATCAGGATACAAGCGCACAGGCGAAAAACTTCGATGTTCCCAGCGACGCCGGCCTCAAAATGGCGTCTGCAAATTGCAAACCTTTGGCGTCGACGACGCACGAGCTAAAAATCATGGATGTAGAGGGAGGTGCTGCGGTGGCTCCGGATTCCGTCGAGGAAGTGGAGACCCCCATGGTCATCGTGGTAGATGATGACGAGGGGGAGGAGGACGAGCACCCGATGCCGGATGACGCGGGTATCGAGGACATCATGGACGATGAACATGCTCCATTGGTGGCCGAGCTACAGTCCGCTCTAAATAATCCAGACGACAAGGCCAGCGAGGATCCCCTCCTAGAAGACCAGGAACGAGACCCCGATACCATGTCAACCAAAACTGAACCCTCCAGCGATGCGGAGAGCAACCACTCGTACCACGATCCAATGGGCCTGCTGGAGAGGATTGACAACCATGATCCGGGAGATAGCCAggatgacgacgatgacgatgacgaaAGCAGCAATGGCGGTGGGGCTATAGGATCAATGCGCCGCAAGATGCCCCGCGCGCAGCGCTGGCTACTCTGGATGAAGCGATGGCCCTGGATCCTACACGAAGCCTCCGATGGCACCTTAGCCTTCTGCCTTTACTGCAACATGACCATCAACGTTAACAACCGCTCCAGACACATCCAGCAGCACAACATGTCGCTCTATCACCAGGAACGCGAGTGCAACTACCTGGCGTTCAAGAAAAGCGAGGAGCAAACTCGAGGAGC TGACAATGAGGTCAAGCACGAATTCGGCACCAAAAGCTATGTGGCCGCCATGAAGCAGAAGCGAGTCTCCGAGACCGAGGCCTTTAACAACTTCAACTGGCTTCGCTGGCTCCGTTGGCATCCTTGGCTAGAACGCTCCCACCCCACAGGAACGATCGGCACATGTCGCGTCTGCAACGTGCGAATGAACGTGGAGTTTGTCTATTTGCGGAAGCGTCACGAGACCACCAAAGGTCACATGGAAGCCCTCCGCAACATGGATTCCGATAAGCCGAGTCGGAAGCGAAAGAGGAGCAAAAGCACCAGCGAGACCGCTGGTGGCGACGATGAGGCCGAGCAAGAGAAGGAGAAGGAATCTGAACCAGAAGTTGATCCGGAGGCTGCTCAGGACACTACTGTGGTTATGATGAACGGCGAAGTGGACTCGGGCGACGACCCAAGCAAGTGGTGCGAGCTGATTCCGGATACCAATCCACAGCAATGTCGATGCACGATCTGCGACTGCACAATGGCGATTACCAGCTTCCTGCGGCACTGTAAAACCAGAGTTCATTGCCATAATCTATTGGCTCCCGCTGAGAAGGG CTCTTCTGATATTCGCGGCATTTGGGCCATGTTTGCCGACTTGCATCCTTGGTTGATTGCCGATCCCGAAGACCCCAGTATTGGGTACTGCAGCGTCTGTCGCAAGCGATTCATGTATGGAAACTCAGAGATCAAGCGCAAGAACCACGAGAACTCCGAGAAGCATACCTTGGCTGTGGCCGCCGCCAAGGCAGCCATTGAAGTTGGGTTGGGCGATGGTAATGACGGCGAAATGGACGGGGGCGACAAGGAGGAAGAGGAAGTGGAGGCAAGTGAAGCTCAGTCAGAAGCTCGATCGGAGAGTGAAGGCATCGAAGATAACGACGATGACAATTGGTCCGAGACACAAAAAACCGGAAAAGG TTTTGCTACCGAGCCAAGAAAGGCCAAAATTCGCGCTGGTGTACGTTTTTACCCGTGGCTATGCTACTCCAAGGACCGAAAGACTCAGATTTGCAAATTTTGCCGCGTGCGCTTCCACAACGAATCGGCAAAGGCGCGGCATGAATTCAGTGCCCGGCATGTAAAGCTAGTGAAGGAGTTTAAGGTGCGGCAAGCCAAACTTTCTCAGGGCACAGCCGCGTCAACAAGAAATAAACGGCAGGATGATGAAGAATCGCAGGAACAGGACGAGGAAGATGGAGAAGAGGAGGACGTAGAAGAGGATGAGCAAAGCTACTCCGATTCGGGCACCGTGCAGGCAAGAAAGCCTGCTCGATCGGCTAATAAGCTATTCGTAAAGCCCATTCCGGCAACCATGAAGGGCAAGGTAATGGTCTGGAAGGGCCGCTTTCCGTGGCTCTCCTACAAAAAGAACGAGCAACGTGGAAACTATGCCTGGTGCAAGCTCTGCGAAGTGTCCCTCTACCTACCCACATCCAAGTGGGCTTCCAAGCACCAGAGGACTTCCCGGCACATACGCCTCCGCATTGATCGAAAGCGGAATAATGGTGGCAACCCGGTGAAAACAACGAACAAAAACTCAGGAGAAATTTCCGCTGTTGTGGCCACAGCATCGGCTTTGGCCAGCGGCGAGGCTAGACAGAAAGCGGCTATGGCAGAGCTGCAAGCCAAGTACAACTGGTTGGATCCCGATGCCAATGACGAGaaccactgccactgccgtGTGTGTGATACCCGGCTACCAATCAAGGTCTTTTACCTGCGTCAGCACGACTCTTCGCGCAAGCACGCCGAAAATCTGGAGCGACACAGGGCCAATGCCGCCGCTGTCGCCACTGCACCATCAGTTAGTACCACTTCCACTGTTGATGCGGAAAGGCAGGAGTTTGGATTGGACAAGGAGAGCGAAAACGATATGAGCGTTCG ATCCGATGGCAGCACAGCGGAACCGCCGGCAAAGCGGTCCCGACGCTCAATGGAGGTTCGTCGCATAATACGCGCCCTTCGCGACTCAATGGGCAAACGCCGGGATGAACCCTCCCATATGGACATGGCCAGGGACATGATATGCTCGTCGTTTGATATTGTTTCGCGCTTGCGGACTTTGGAGCGGGAGGCGGCCGCACACAACGAGTCTACGGTGCAGGCACCCCAAACGGTGACAGTGGCACCGGGTAAGCCACCGGAGCCCCGACATGTACTGGATCTATTTTTTGATAGCATTTCGCCGACCATGAAGTCCCTGCCGCCGGACTTAGCCGCAGAGGGAAAGTCCAAAATCATGCAGCTCGTTTGCGGCTTGGAGCTTCGTGCTATGCAGAGAAATGCGACAGCGCCTAACACAGCAACAGTGTCTGTTTCCTCGACATTGTCTTCACCAGCTTCAGTCACCCCAGTTACAACACCTCCGGCTCCTACTTCAGATCCCATTGCTACTGCTGATGTAGATATGCATTCCACGTGTATCACCATCCTGGATGATGACAATACTGTGCAGAACAATAACGAGCTTGAAGTCGTACAAAATAAGCCAGCTAGCGGCACTTCCTCTACCCAAGTGACCATCAACGGCAGCCCCAAAGACCTGCCAGCGAATATACGCCGTATCTTAAGTTCCAACCAAATGCAAGTGACCAACCGCTTCGAAACGGACTCGGTGCGTTGTGTCCCGCTGGACAAACTAACAACTCAAAGTAGGgtcaacggaaacggaagaCTAAGCCAAGGTGGTTCTTCAGAAGCACCATCCACACCACAGGCGGACAAAAGTAATGGTAACACGTTGGCCATGCTCCGGCAGATACGTGTgaacaataacaacagttCCAAGATGATCACCATTACCAAGACGCCGCAgacgcaacagcagcatcagccaCAGGGAAGCATGACATCGACTCCAATAATGCGGGGTGTTCCCAACAGCAATGGGAGTCAATTGACAACGTTTCGGTCAATGGTGAACCATAACCGCAGGCCATAG
- the LOC6536930 gene encoding protein suppressor of variegation 3-7 isoform X3, producing MSKLTSDNEVKHEFGTKSYVAAMKQKRVSETEAFNNFNWLRWLRWHPWLERSHPTGTIGTCRVCNVRMNVEFVYLRKRHETTKGHMEALRNMDSDKPSRKRKRSKSTSETAGGDDEAEQEKEKESEPEVDPEAAQDTTVVMMNGEVDSGDDPSKWCELIPDTNPQQCRCTICDCTMAITSFLRHCKTRVHCHNLLAPAEKGSSDIRGIWAMFADLHPWLIADPEDPSIGYCSVCRKRFMYGNSEIKRKNHENSEKHTLAVAAAKAAIEVGLGDGNDGEMDGGDKEEEEVEASEAQSEARSESEGIEDNDDDNWSETQKTGKGFATEPRKAKIRAGVRFYPWLCYSKDRKTQICKFCRVRFHNESAKARHEFSARHVKLVKEFKVRQAKLSQGTAASTRNKRQDDEESQEQDEEDGEEEDVEEDEQSYSDSGTVQARKPARSANKLFVKPIPATMKGKVMVWKGRFPWLSYKKNEQRGNYAWCKLCEVSLYLPTSKWASKHQRTSRHIRLRIDRKRNNGGNPVKTTNKNSGEISAVVATASALASGEARQKAAMAELQAKYNWLDPDANDENHCHCRVCDTRLPIKVFYLRQHDSSRKHAENLERHRANAAAVATAPSVSTTSTVDAERQEFGLDKESENDMSVRSDGSTAEPPAKRSRRSMEVRRIIRALRDSMGKRRDEPSHMDMARDMICSSFDIVSRLRTLEREAAAHNESTVQAPQTVTVAPGKPPEPRHVLDLFFDSISPTMKSLPPDLAAEGKSKIMQLVCGLELRAMQRNATAPNTATVSVSSTLSSPASVTPVTTPPAPTSDPIATADVDMHSTCITILDDDNTVQNNNELEVVQNKPASGTSSTQVTINGSPKDLPANIRRILSSNQMQVTNRFETDSVRCVPLDKLTTQSRVNGNGRLSQGGSSEAPSTPQADKSNGNTLAMLRQIRVNNNNSSKMITITKTPQTQQQHQPQGSMTSTPIMRGVPNSNGSQLTTFRSMVNHNRRP from the exons ATGTCAAAATT AACCAGTGACAATGAGGTCAAGCACGAATTCGGCACCAAAAGCTATGTGGCCGCCATGAAGCAGAAGCGAGTCTCCGAGACCGAGGCCTTTAACAACTTCAACTGGCTTCGCTGGCTCCGTTGGCATCCTTGGCTAGAACGCTCCCACCCCACAGGAACGATCGGCACATGTCGCGTCTGCAACGTGCGAATGAACGTGGAGTTTGTCTATTTGCGGAAGCGTCACGAGACCACCAAAGGTCACATGGAAGCCCTCCGCAACATGGATTCCGATAAGCCGAGTCGGAAGCGAAAGAGGAGCAAAAGCACCAGCGAGACCGCTGGTGGCGACGATGAGGCCGAGCAAGAGAAGGAGAAGGAATCTGAACCAGAAGTTGATCCGGAGGCTGCTCAGGACACTACTGTGGTTATGATGAACGGCGAAGTGGACTCGGGCGACGACCCAAGCAAGTGGTGCGAGCTGATTCCGGATACCAATCCACAGCAATGTCGATGCACGATCTGCGACTGCACAATGGCGATTACCAGCTTCCTGCGGCACTGTAAAACCAGAGTTCATTGCCATAATCTATTGGCTCCCGCTGAGAAGGG CTCTTCTGATATTCGCGGCATTTGGGCCATGTTTGCCGACTTGCATCCTTGGTTGATTGCCGATCCCGAAGACCCCAGTATTGGGTACTGCAGCGTCTGTCGCAAGCGATTCATGTATGGAAACTCAGAGATCAAGCGCAAGAACCACGAGAACTCCGAGAAGCATACCTTGGCTGTGGCCGCCGCCAAGGCAGCCATTGAAGTTGGGTTGGGCGATGGTAATGACGGCGAAATGGACGGGGGCGACAAGGAGGAAGAGGAAGTGGAGGCAAGTGAAGCTCAGTCAGAAGCTCGATCGGAGAGTGAAGGCATCGAAGATAACGACGATGACAATTGGTCCGAGACACAAAAAACCGGAAAAGG TTTTGCTACCGAGCCAAGAAAGGCCAAAATTCGCGCTGGTGTACGTTTTTACCCGTGGCTATGCTACTCCAAGGACCGAAAGACTCAGATTTGCAAATTTTGCCGCGTGCGCTTCCACAACGAATCGGCAAAGGCGCGGCATGAATTCAGTGCCCGGCATGTAAAGCTAGTGAAGGAGTTTAAGGTGCGGCAAGCCAAACTTTCTCAGGGCACAGCCGCGTCAACAAGAAATAAACGGCAGGATGATGAAGAATCGCAGGAACAGGACGAGGAAGATGGAGAAGAGGAGGACGTAGAAGAGGATGAGCAAAGCTACTCCGATTCGGGCACCGTGCAGGCAAGAAAGCCTGCTCGATCGGCTAATAAGCTATTCGTAAAGCCCATTCCGGCAACCATGAAGGGCAAGGTAATGGTCTGGAAGGGCCGCTTTCCGTGGCTCTCCTACAAAAAGAACGAGCAACGTGGAAACTATGCCTGGTGCAAGCTCTGCGAAGTGTCCCTCTACCTACCCACATCCAAGTGGGCTTCCAAGCACCAGAGGACTTCCCGGCACATACGCCTCCGCATTGATCGAAAGCGGAATAATGGTGGCAACCCGGTGAAAACAACGAACAAAAACTCAGGAGAAATTTCCGCTGTTGTGGCCACAGCATCGGCTTTGGCCAGCGGCGAGGCTAGACAGAAAGCGGCTATGGCAGAGCTGCAAGCCAAGTACAACTGGTTGGATCCCGATGCCAATGACGAGaaccactgccactgccgtGTGTGTGATACCCGGCTACCAATCAAGGTCTTTTACCTGCGTCAGCACGACTCTTCGCGCAAGCACGCCGAAAATCTGGAGCGACACAGGGCCAATGCCGCCGCTGTCGCCACTGCACCATCAGTTAGTACCACTTCCACTGTTGATGCGGAAAGGCAGGAGTTTGGATTGGACAAGGAGAGCGAAAACGATATGAGCGTTCG ATCCGATGGCAGCACAGCGGAACCGCCGGCAAAGCGGTCCCGACGCTCAATGGAGGTTCGTCGCATAATACGCGCCCTTCGCGACTCAATGGGCAAACGCCGGGATGAACCCTCCCATATGGACATGGCCAGGGACATGATATGCTCGTCGTTTGATATTGTTTCGCGCTTGCGGACTTTGGAGCGGGAGGCGGCCGCACACAACGAGTCTACGGTGCAGGCACCCCAAACGGTGACAGTGGCACCGGGTAAGCCACCGGAGCCCCGACATGTACTGGATCTATTTTTTGATAGCATTTCGCCGACCATGAAGTCCCTGCCGCCGGACTTAGCCGCAGAGGGAAAGTCCAAAATCATGCAGCTCGTTTGCGGCTTGGAGCTTCGTGCTATGCAGAGAAATGCGACAGCGCCTAACACAGCAACAGTGTCTGTTTCCTCGACATTGTCTTCACCAGCTTCAGTCACCCCAGTTACAACACCTCCGGCTCCTACTTCAGATCCCATTGCTACTGCTGATGTAGATATGCATTCCACGTGTATCACCATCCTGGATGATGACAATACTGTGCAGAACAATAACGAGCTTGAAGTCGTACAAAATAAGCCAGCTAGCGGCACTTCCTCTACCCAAGTGACCATCAACGGCAGCCCCAAAGACCTGCCAGCGAATATACGCCGTATCTTAAGTTCCAACCAAATGCAAGTGACCAACCGCTTCGAAACGGACTCGGTGCGTTGTGTCCCGCTGGACAAACTAACAACTCAAAGTAGGgtcaacggaaacggaagaCTAAGCCAAGGTGGTTCTTCAGAAGCACCATCCACACCACAGGCGGACAAAAGTAATGGTAACACGTTGGCCATGCTCCGGCAGATACGTGTgaacaataacaacagttCCAAGATGATCACCATTACCAAGACGCCGCAgacgcaacagcagcatcagccaCAGGGAAGCATGACATCGACTCCAATAATGCGGGGTGTTCCCAACAGCAATGGGAGTCAATTGACAACGTTTCGGTCAATGGTGAACCATAACCGCAGGCCATAG